One Dictyoglomus sp. NZ13-RE01 genomic window carries:
- a CDS encoding amine oxidase: MKYNAIVVGGGIAGLTATAYLAKSNKNVLLIEKNEKCGGLVNSFVKDGFTFDGGIRDLENVGIIIPMIRDLGIELNLIKSIVSIGIEDQVIKIESKDNIEDYKNLLIRLFPDKTCEINKAIKLIKEITEEMEVLYKFDNPMFLNLKSNLSESFKHIPWLFRFLKTLYKMNSLKMPVEGYLEKIVKDQSLRDMITQHFFKATPTFFALGYFYLYTDYFYPEGGIGVLSEKIEQKAIENGANIITERKVTKVIPSQNLVIDSLGNEFYYDKLIWAADLKTLYKIMDLSGLDKREKELIEHEKTKILEGHGSDSVFTIFLGVDLDPTFFKNIHTGHFFYTPERKGLTNLYKEDSIENLRNSAPFDKRKVFEWLEKFCELTTYEIFIPALRDPNLAPPHKTGLIIGFLFDYRLTKRIYEQGYYDEFKDFITNKVIDVLTRSIYKDLKDKILFSFSATPLTIEEYVGSNEGSIIGWSFEEPQPVESNMLFVMNSVKTPIKNVFKAGQWVYSPAGVPMSILTGRLAAKLAFGA; this comes from the coding sequence ATGAAATACAATGCAATTGTAGTTGGTGGTGGTATAGCAGGACTTACAGCAACAGCTTATTTAGCAAAATCAAACAAAAATGTTTTGCTTATCGAAAAGAATGAAAAGTGTGGTGGTTTAGTTAATTCCTTTGTAAAAGATGGCTTCACTTTTGATGGCGGAATTAGAGATTTAGAGAATGTTGGCATTATAATTCCTATGATTAGAGATTTAGGAATTGAATTGAATCTCATAAAAAGTATTGTTTCTATAGGTATCGAAGACCAAGTAATTAAGATAGAAAGCAAAGATAATATAGAGGATTATAAGAATTTACTCATAAGGTTATTTCCTGACAAAACTTGCGAGATAAATAAGGCAATAAAGTTAATAAAGGAAATAACAGAAGAAATGGAAGTTTTATATAAATTTGATAACCCAATGTTTTTAAATCTTAAATCAAATTTATCTGAATCTTTTAAGCATATACCTTGGTTATTTCGTTTCTTAAAAACCCTTTACAAAATGAACTCATTAAAAATGCCTGTTGAAGGCTATCTTGAAAAAATTGTAAAGGATCAATCACTTCGAGATATGATTACCCAACACTTTTTTAAGGCTACGCCAACCTTTTTTGCATTAGGATATTTCTACCTTTACACTGATTATTTTTACCCCGAAGGTGGAATAGGAGTACTTTCTGAAAAAATTGAACAAAAAGCAATAGAAAATGGCGCAAATATTATTACCGAGAGAAAAGTAACGAAAGTAATCCCAAGCCAAAATTTAGTTATTGATTCTTTGGGAAATGAATTTTATTACGACAAACTAATTTGGGCTGCAGACTTAAAAACCCTTTATAAAATAATGGATTTGTCAGGTTTAGATAAAAGAGAAAAAGAACTTATAGAACATGAAAAAACAAAAATTCTTGAAGGGCATGGCTCCGACTCTGTTTTCACTATATTTTTAGGTGTGGATTTAGATCCTACATTCTTTAAAAATATCCATACAGGGCACTTCTTTTATACCCCAGAAAGAAAGGGTCTTACAAATTTGTATAAAGAAGATAGTATAGAAAATTTAAGAAATTCTGCCCCTTTTGACAAGAGAAAGGTTTTTGAATGGTTAGAAAAATTTTGCGAATTAACAACTTATGAAATTTTTATTCCCGCCTTAAGAGACCCAAATTTAGCACCTCCCCATAAAACCGGTCTTATAATTGGTTTTTTGTTTGACTATAGACTCACAAAAAGGATTTATGAACAAGGCTATTATGATGAATTTAAAGACTTTATTACGAATAAAGTTATTGATGTTTTGACAAGAAGCATTTATAAAGATTTAAAGGATAAAATCCTTTTCTCTTTTTCTGCTACACCTTTAACTATTGAGGAATATGTTGGAAGTAACGAAGGTTCAATAATAGGATGGTCTTTTGAAGAACCTCAACCTGTTGAAAGTAACATGCTTTTTGTAATGAATTCTGTTAAAACTCCGATTAAAAATGTCTTTAAGGCAGGGCAATGGGTGTATAGTCCTGCTGGGGTTCCTATGTCTATTTTAACTGGCAGATTAGCAGCAAAATTAGCCTTTGGAGCTTAA
- a CDS encoding ABC transporter ATP-binding protein, with product MFVEIKNLWKSYRIGGFKIDALKDVSLDLEKGKFYVILGPSGSGKTTLLNILGGIDKPDAGKVIVEGEDIASYDSKTLTNYRRKKLGFVFQFYNLVNSLTVYENVLSTKYLSEDGLDPEEVLKTVGMWEHRDKFPFELSGGEQQRVAIARAVVKNPAIILCDEPTGALDFENAKRVLALLEEINKKYGTTIIIATHNTAISKMSHKIIRLRSGELIEFSDNPSPISAEEVIW from the coding sequence ATGTTTGTAGAGATAAAAAACTTATGGAAAAGCTACCGTATAGGGGGTTTTAAGATTGACGCACTGAAAGATGTTTCTTTAGATTTGGAGAAAGGTAAATTTTACGTTATATTAGGACCATCAGGATCAGGTAAAACAACTCTTCTAAATATTTTAGGAGGAATAGATAAGCCTGATGCTGGAAAAGTAATTGTAGAGGGGGAGGACATTGCATCTTATGATTCCAAGACTCTTACCAATTATAGGAGAAAGAAATTGGGATTTGTCTTTCAATTTTACAACCTTGTAAATTCTCTTACAGTTTATGAGAATGTCCTTTCCACAAAGTATCTTTCTGAAGACGGTTTAGATCCGGAAGAGGTATTAAAAACTGTAGGTATGTGGGAACATAGAGACAAGTTTCCCTTTGAACTCTCTGGAGGAGAACAGCAAAGGGTTGCTATAGCAAGAGCTGTAGTTAAAAATCCTGCAATTATTTTATGTGACGAGCCAACAGGAGCATTAGACTTTGAGAATGCAAAAAGGGTATTAGCCTTATTAGAAGAGATTAACAAAAAATATGGTACTACTATAATCATAGCTACTCACAATACTGCAATCTCTAAAATGTCTCATAAAATAATCAGGCTGAGAAGTGGAGAGCTTATTGAGTTTTCAGATAATCCCTCTCCTATCTCAGCAGAGGAGGTAATTTGGTAA
- a CDS encoding ABC transporter permease → MLKKIPLRIMWRDKGYSLGIIALVLFTSFSYALFSILITNIDTNYKIFVERYNQEDFHFLTFFPINISELEKKYNVQIEEKFTWDYEYGDKLIRFFSVSEKVNKPLIIEGAFPRTGEIAIDPNFATANNLKIGDEMEILGKRFTISGFVAFPDYIYITKNENDLLPDPVHFGIGLMNFEDMKNFLTNLSYRYYMVKGMPKDLDAFKKDISSRYLLLSFQEKPGNFRIIVTEKKMESARPMSLIISTMLLLISSILLFIVLRRLINSMHAEIGTLYALGYNRSELLNVYIRFPVYIWLFGALPGGLLGYYLSDPFIKFYVSFISVPVVEKIFPIKDLLVAILFPAIFMIPSGYLALKDLLGRSVVEIIKGESEKTFKKKYRMTFLDRFSFRRRIMLKQGLLHPSRELVLIVGVAFATLIFLYGITAKSAMENLVYDTFENVYKYNYMYLLNYYKDKNEFPNAERFNMLNFKIEGTKAKVVIYGIEKDSKFINLRDNKGQKIEVKGFIISQSLADKFNLKVGDILNLISYVDGKKYSLKIDKITDLYVGNNGFMNIEEFNNTFRLDKGSFIGLYSNEKLNIPKEELVTYLSKEDLIKSFRDNMQSVDQMLQVMYIISFFLAFTIIYVLSSLIITENRKPLGIFKILGYYDSELSSVFLGFNNFSFFIGFLLGIPLYNLLIRYILNVALRDMDFSFNLKPQITDLVFTFLYLFIAFILSKYLGRRKINSISPSIILKEQSE, encoded by the coding sequence ATGTTAAAGAAAATTCCTTTAAGAATAATGTGGAGGGATAAAGGATACTCTTTGGGCATAATAGCTCTTGTCCTTTTTACTTCATTTTCCTATGCACTTTTTAGCATATTAATCACTAATATTGATACAAACTACAAAATCTTTGTAGAAAGATATAATCAAGAAGATTTTCATTTTCTAACCTTCTTTCCTATAAATATTAGTGAACTTGAGAAAAAATACAATGTCCAGATAGAAGAAAAGTTTACATGGGACTATGAATATGGAGATAAGCTTATAAGATTTTTTAGTGTCTCTGAAAAAGTAAATAAGCCACTAATAATTGAAGGAGCCTTCCCGAGAACTGGAGAAATAGCTATAGATCCTAATTTTGCCACTGCTAATAACCTTAAAATTGGGGATGAAATGGAAATTTTAGGGAAGAGGTTTACCATCTCTGGTTTTGTGGCTTTTCCCGATTATATCTATATAACTAAGAACGAAAATGACCTCTTGCCTGATCCAGTTCATTTTGGTATTGGCTTAATGAATTTTGAAGATATGAAAAACTTTTTAACTAATCTTTCTTATAGATACTACATGGTAAAAGGAATGCCAAAAGACCTCGATGCCTTTAAAAAAGATATTTCAAGTAGATACTTATTGCTCTCTTTTCAAGAAAAACCGGGAAACTTTAGAATAATAGTCACAGAAAAGAAAATGGAAAGCGCAAGACCCATGTCCCTCATAATATCAACAATGTTACTACTCATTTCATCAATACTACTTTTTATTGTTCTAAGGAGATTAATCAATTCAATGCATGCAGAAATAGGAACTCTATATGCCTTAGGATACAATAGAAGTGAACTTCTAAACGTGTATATTAGATTTCCTGTATATATATGGCTTTTTGGAGCTCTTCCAGGAGGTCTTTTGGGATACTATCTTTCTGATCCCTTTATAAAATTTTATGTATCATTTATAAGTGTACCTGTAGTTGAGAAAATTTTCCCCATAAAGGATCTTCTCGTTGCTATACTATTTCCTGCCATCTTCATGATCCCTTCTGGATATCTTGCCCTAAAAGATCTTTTGGGAAGAAGTGTTGTGGAAATAATTAAAGGTGAATCTGAAAAAACCTTTAAGAAAAAATATAGAATGACTTTTCTTGATAGATTTTCCTTTAGACGTAGAATAATGCTGAAACAAGGTTTACTTCATCCTTCAAGGGAACTTGTTTTAATTGTAGGTGTAGCTTTTGCCACTCTCATATTTCTATATGGAATTACTGCAAAATCCGCCATGGAAAACCTTGTGTATGATACCTTTGAGAATGTTTATAAATATAATTACATGTATCTTTTAAATTATTACAAGGATAAAAACGAATTTCCAAATGCAGAAAGATTCAATATGTTAAATTTCAAAATAGAGGGAACAAAAGCGAAAGTTGTTATATACGGTATTGAGAAAGATTCTAAATTTATAAATTTAAGGGATAATAAAGGGCAGAAAATAGAAGTTAAAGGATTCATCATCTCACAATCTCTCGCAGACAAATTTAACTTAAAAGTAGGAGATATTCTGAATCTCATAAGTTATGTGGATGGCAAAAAATATAGTTTAAAAATTGACAAAATAACAGATCTTTATGTAGGTAACAACGGATTTATGAATATAGAAGAATTCAATAATACATTTAGATTAGATAAGGGCTCATTTATAGGACTATATTCCAATGAAAAGCTGAATATTCCCAAAGAGGAATTAGTCACTTATTTAAGCAAAGAAGATCTTATTAAATCTTTTAGAGATAATATGCAGAGTGTTGATCAAATGCTACAAGTTATGTACATTATCTCTTTCTTTTTAGCCTTTACCATAATTTATGTGCTTTCCTCTCTAATTATAACTGAGAATAGGAAACCTCTCGGAATATTTAAAATTCTCGGATATTATGATAGTGAATTAAGCTCTGTGTTTTTAGGATTTAATAATTTCTCCTTTTTTATTGGTTTTCTATTAGGTATACCATTGTATAATTTATTAATTCGATATATTCTAAATGTCGCCTTAAGAGATATGGACTTTTCTTTTAATCTAAAGCCTCAAATAACAGACTTGGTTTTTACTTTCCTATATCTATTTATAGCTTTCATACTCTCTAAATACTTAGGAAGAAGGAAAATAAATTCAATTTCTCCAAGTATAATATTAAAAGAGCAATCAGAATAA
- a CDS encoding aryldialkylphosphatase, with protein sequence MIMTVRGEKYFGRDIMVLKSLAEELDIHIIASTGCFAAGNDKHIPKIYYEKTEKEIAEMWIREWKEGIEASNVKPGIIKIAVDSGPLSSIDKKIVSSACITSLETGLTIACHTGEKECALEVFTVIKKYKLNPSKLILVHADNIEDREVIFSLAEKGCFIEFDWIGLKDINNHVELILESISRGYISQILLSQDAGQYYVGFKDGNRKKFRPYSYIDKYLIPELKKKIDDKDIYIMQVMNPRRALAIE encoded by the coding sequence ATGATAATGACTGTTAGAGGAGAGAAATACTTTGGTAGAGATATTATGGTCCTTAAAAGTTTAGCTGAGGAGTTAGATATTCACATAATAGCCAGTACTGGTTGCTTTGCTGCAGGAAATGACAAACATATACCTAAAATCTATTATGAAAAAACAGAAAAAGAAATAGCGGAAATGTGGATAAGAGAATGGAAAGAAGGGATCGAAGCCTCAAATGTTAAGCCAGGAATAATTAAAATAGCTGTTGATAGCGGTCCTTTAAGTAGTATTGATAAAAAGATTGTTTCATCCGCATGTATCACAAGTCTGGAGACAGGACTTACTATTGCGTGCCATACAGGAGAAAAAGAATGTGCTTTAGAGGTTTTTACGGTAATAAAAAAATATAAATTAAACCCGTCTAAATTAATCCTTGTTCATGCGGACAATATTGAGGATAGGGAAGTCATCTTTAGTTTAGCAGAAAAGGGATGCTTTATTGAGTTTGATTGGATCGGACTCAAAGATATAAATAATCACGTAGAGTTAATATTGGAATCTATTAGTAGAGGTTATATATCTCAAATATTGTTATCTCAAGATGCAGGACAATATTATGTAGGTTTTAAAGATGGAAATAGAAAAAAGTTTCGTCCCTATTCCTACATTGATAAATATTTAATTCCAGAACTAAAAAAGAAAATTGACGACAAAGATATTTATATTATGCAGGTGATGAATCCAAGACGTGCCCTTGCAATAGAATAA
- a CDS encoding PadR family transcriptional regulator, with amino-acid sequence MERIRIKKVVGLSPGFWLRMWILTCLGEGELHGYEIINRISEVFPGIISSGISGMGRGYKILRELELEGLVVSKWDVEEKGPAKRVYRLTPKGLEAKEESIKYIMELKEYIEKFLEIAGGEDKDL; translated from the coding sequence ATGGAAAGAATAAGGATAAAAAAGGTTGTAGGATTAAGTCCAGGATTTTGGTTAAGAATGTGGATCCTAACCTGTTTAGGAGAGGGCGAACTACATGGCTATGAAATTATTAATAGAATCTCTGAAGTTTTTCCAGGTATTATTTCATCAGGTATTAGTGGAATGGGAAGAGGTTATAAAATTTTAAGAGAACTTGAATTAGAAGGATTAGTTGTATCAAAATGGGATGTAGAAGAAAAAGGACCCGCTAAAAGAGTTTATAGACTAACACCTAAAGGACTTGAGGCAAAAGAGGAAAGCATAAAATATATAATGGAGCTCAAAGAGTATATAGAAAAGTTCTTAGAAATAGCAGGAGGAGAGGATAAAGATTTATAA
- the hpt gene encoding hypoxanthine phosphoribosyltransferase, protein MEKIGKILFTEEEIKERIKTLGEKISKDYEGKEPVLACILKGAVYFAVDLTRSLSIPHILDFISILSYGPSKETFGVVRIIKDLDINIYNRDVIIVEDIVDTGLSLAYLLRALKTREPSSLKVCTLLDCPGRRIIDVPIDYKGFEIPNYYVIGYGLDYKEKYRNLKYIAILEE, encoded by the coding sequence ATGGAAAAAATTGGAAAAATTTTGTTTACAGAAGAAGAAATAAAAGAGAGAATTAAGACTTTGGGGGAAAAAATAAGCAAGGATTACGAAGGAAAAGAACCTGTCTTGGCATGTATATTAAAAGGAGCAGTATATTTTGCAGTTGATTTAACAAGAAGTTTATCTATTCCTCATATTTTAGACTTTATCTCTATTCTTAGTTATGGTCCTTCAAAGGAAACCTTTGGTGTTGTTAGAATTATTAAAGATTTAGATATTAACATTTACAATAGAGATGTAATTATTGTAGAGGATATTGTAGATACAGGGCTTTCTTTGGCATATTTATTGAGGGCATTAAAAACTCGAGAGCCCTCATCATTAAAAGTTTGTACTTTATTAGATTGTCCTGGAAGAAGAATTATAGATGTACCTATTGATTATAAGGGGTTTGAAATTCCAAATTATTACGTAATAGGATATGGTCTGGATTATAAAGAAAAGTACAGAAACCTAAAATATATTGCGATTTTAGAAGAATAA
- a CDS encoding hypoxanthine phosphoribosyltransferase, which yields MMLVKLITVAREFGTNVDSIFEKLAKEYNFLLLNRKNLTSYLSKYLEISEEDLIIKEKEIEKGKYEDDFSSKYVEGIKNVVDSLLKRSSVILMGRGGQVIFKNYPDTIHVNIIAPLKYRIENLIKEYNLDINTTKKLIEEKDRERETYFRMLFNEDWKNPYLYHLILNLSYYTSQEIYEIIVKSIEKPKKNIPDSQESFTLTTPVNFANKSEEEFAKLLTFYRIKWEYEPHTFPLEWDSEGQIIEAFTPDFYLPEFNLYIELTVQKPKLMTEKLRKIRKLRELYPHINIKLLYGKDYLKILEKYGAKVK from the coding sequence ATAATGCTTGTAAAGCTAATTACTGTGGCACGCGAATTTGGCACCAATGTAGATAGTATTTTTGAGAAATTAGCAAAAGAATACAATTTCCTTCTTCTAAATAGAAAAAATCTAACATCTTATTTATCAAAATATTTGGAAATATCAGAGGAGGATTTAATTATTAAAGAAAAAGAGATTGAGAAAGGAAAGTACGAAGATGATTTTTCCAGTAAATATGTAGAGGGCATAAAAAATGTAGTAGATAGTTTGCTAAAAAGATCTTCTGTAATATTAATGGGAAGGGGAGGGCAGGTAATATTTAAAAACTATCCAGATACTATACATGTAAATATAATTGCACCATTAAAGTATAGAATTGAAAACTTAATAAAGGAGTATAATTTAGATATAAATACTACTAAGAAGCTTATAGAAGAGAAGGATAGAGAAAGGGAAACTTATTTTAGAATGTTGTTCAATGAGGATTGGAAAAATCCATATCTTTATCACTTAATTTTAAATCTTTCTTATTATACCTCTCAGGAGATCTATGAAATTATCGTAAAATCAATTGAAAAACCTAAAAAAAATATTCCAGATTCTCAGGAGAGTTTCACTCTTACAACTCCTGTGAATTTTGCAAATAAGAGTGAAGAGGAGTTTGCTAAATTACTGACCTTTTATAGAATAAAGTGGGAATATGAGCCTCATACTTTTCCCTTAGAATGGGATAGCGAAGGTCAAATAATTGAAGCTTTTACTCCAGATTTTTATCTTCCTGAGTTTAATCTTTATATTGAGCTTACAGTTCAAAAGCCCAAGCTTATGACAGAAAAGTTAAGAAAGATAAGAAAACTTAGAGAATTATATCCTCATATAAATATAAAGCTATTATATGGAAAAGATTATTTAAAGATATTGGAAAAATATGGGGCTAAAGTGAAATAA
- a CDS encoding 1,3-propanediol dehydrogenase, translated as MPLLELPGKIIYGVETINSLSSEAVQLGRKFSFFCGENSLKRSGYFDKILSSLDKAGLEIQVVSGIPPEPNVNLINEILSKVKEFKPDAIIAIGGGSVIDTAKIVSALLADKTATIFDLKGKEIEKAYPIIASPTTAGTGSEVTRFAVATDLETKDKFILFGKALIPKVAIIDPQLTYTMSPLVASATGIDALSHAIESFLSKSATCTTDIWAKSAIEALWNHLIPAILEDSNYSKERVSYSAFWAGVAINNTKTTLVHAMSRPLGGLYGVIHGIANGILLPAYLRFCAPVIPQEKMNFLKTVMKGYPPDKIEELLNTLKLPLRLSQVISRDKININLLVERAKSAVMNIENTLRPVKDEDIYALYEEVI; from the coding sequence ATGCCATTATTAGAGCTCCCAGGAAAAATAATCTACGGTGTAGAAACAATAAATTCCTTATCTTCAGAGGCTGTTCAATTAGGAAGAAAATTCTCCTTCTTCTGTGGTGAAAATTCTTTAAAACGAAGTGGATATTTTGATAAAATTTTATCTTCTTTGGATAAAGCTGGACTGGAAATACAAGTGGTTTCTGGAATTCCACCTGAGCCTAATGTTAATCTCATTAATGAAATTCTTAGTAAAGTTAAAGAATTTAAACCTGATGCTATAATTGCCATAGGAGGAGGGAGTGTTATAGACACTGCAAAGATAGTGTCCGCTCTTCTTGCAGATAAAACCGCAACAATCTTTGATCTTAAGGGGAAAGAAATAGAAAAAGCATATCCTATTATTGCAAGTCCTACTACTGCTGGAACAGGTAGCGAGGTAACCAGGTTTGCAGTTGCTACAGATTTGGAAACAAAAGATAAATTTATTTTATTTGGAAAGGCTTTAATTCCAAAGGTTGCCATTATAGATCCTCAACTTACATATACTATGAGTCCCTTAGTAGCGAGTGCTACAGGTATAGACGCTCTTTCACATGCTATTGAGTCTTTTTTATCTAAGTCTGCAACTTGTACAACAGATATATGGGCAAAATCTGCCATAGAAGCGCTTTGGAATCATCTTATTCCTGCCATTCTTGAAGATTCCAATTATTCTAAGGAAAGAGTATCTTACTCTGCTTTTTGGGCAGGTGTAGCTATAAATAATACAAAGACTACTCTTGTGCATGCCATGTCTCGTCCTTTAGGTGGTCTATACGGAGTAATACATGGAATTGCAAATGGTATTCTTCTTCCTGCTTATTTGAGATTTTGTGCCCCTGTTATTCCACAGGAGAAAATGAATTTTCTGAAAACAGTTATGAAGGGATATCCACCTGATAAGATTGAAGAGTTATTAAATACATTAAAGTTACCTCTTAGATTGTCTCAGGTTATAAGTAGAGATAAAATAAATATAAATCTGTTAGTAGAGAGAGCAAAATCTGCAGTTATGAATATTGAAAATACTCTTAGACCTGTAAAAGATGAGGACATATATGCATTATACGAGGAGGTCATATAA
- a CDS encoding alanyl-tRNA editing protein: MTEKIFYKDPEKYTDKAKIIYLKEGKEFSVLLDRTIFYPEGGGQPSDRGIIKGENFVIRVTNVKEEKDGIWHYGILEGEKPNLYTDVFLEIDWRLRREYSQEHSAQHLFSAVIEKRFGYETTGFQILEDHTKIEIPFFGDLNLSHIFEAEEETNNLIMEGLPILVYWKDEKTRIVEIPSIDVNPCGGIHVKNTKEIGLFKVLKVYRKNAQFWRIEFIAGSRILKRLEKREKEYEYIKQRLGDPEILPAIDRLLEKLSNLEKENKKYKDDIITFESEKLLEESFETLGGKVLLKRIDKEINDLRFLGQKLSQHVSFYFLINRNKQLIMGRKENFPKEKWEEVIFEISQRGYKGKEGELFYQGIVERDENLLEFLKELLTKH, encoded by the coding sequence ATGACAGAAAAAATATTCTACAAGGATCCAGAAAAATATACAGATAAAGCAAAAATTATTTACCTGAAAGAAGGTAAAGAATTTAGTGTTCTCTTAGATAGGACTATATTTTATCCTGAAGGTGGAGGACAGCCTTCAGACAGAGGAATCATTAAGGGAGAAAACTTCGTTATCAGGGTTACAAATGTAAAAGAAGAAAAAGATGGTATCTGGCACTATGGAATTTTAGAGGGTGAGAAGCCTAATTTATATACTGATGTTTTTTTAGAAATAGATTGGAGATTAAGAAGGGAATACTCCCAGGAACATTCCGCCCAACACTTGTTTTCTGCTGTTATTGAAAAAAGATTCGGATATGAGACTACAGGTTTTCAAATATTAGAGGATCACACAAAAATAGAAATTCCATTCTTTGGCGATCTTAATCTTTCCCACATATTTGAAGCTGAAGAAGAAACTAATAATTTAATAATGGAAGGTTTACCTATTCTTGTATACTGGAAGGATGAAAAAACAAGAATAGTTGAAATTCCTTCCATAGATGTTAATCCATGTGGGGGAATTCATGTAAAAAACACGAAGGAAATAGGTTTGTTCAAAGTATTAAAAGTATACAGGAAAAATGCTCAATTTTGGAGGATTGAATTTATAGCTGGAAGTAGGATATTGAAAAGGTTAGAAAAAAGAGAAAAAGAGTATGAGTATATTAAACAAAGATTAGGAGATCCAGAAATTCTACCCGCTATAGATAGGCTATTAGAAAAGCTTAGTAATTTAGAAAAAGAGAATAAAAAGTATAAGGATGATATCATAACCTTTGAAAGCGAAAAACTTTTAGAGGAAAGCTTTGAGACCCTTGGGGGAAAAGTTCTTCTTAAAAGAATAGATAAAGAAATAAATGATTTGAGATTTTTGGGACAAAAGCTTTCTCAACATGTATCCTTCTATTTCCTTATAAATAGAAACAAGCAATTAATAATGGGAAGAAAAGAAAATTTTCCTAAAGAAAAGTGGGAAGAAGTTATTTTTGAGATTTCTCAGAGAGGATATAAGGGAAAAGAAGGTGAACTCTTTTATCAGGGAATAGTAGAAAGGGATGAAAATTTATTGGAATTCCTTAAGGAACTCCTTACTAAACACTGA
- a CDS encoding Mur ligase yields the protein MKLRFYLSILIGRLIYFIMNLFSLNATTFPGKVAYYICPSFLINMRRYFKKVIFITGTNGKTTTTNLIYQILKRTNSKVLANLEGANLRSGIITAFLKNPSSYDFGVFEVDEGIFPYVFRELKPDFIVITNFFRDQLDRYGEIDKTVNAIGNVLKDYDKTVLILNADDPFVARFSRLSNKKYFYGINIKLKEEKEEIRESIYCPFCGQKLQYEYFNYAQMGKYSCSCGFRNPPYDFYITSAKYENNKWIFEVKGENMSIDLSFNYPGIYNLYNALAGFALAKTLGIQTDIIKEGIENFSFKLGRWEAYSYKGYNKILILVKNPAGYNQVLDSIIQDSEEKILLLILNDNIADGRDISWIWDVDFEMLCNDHHIKKIICSGKRGEELLLRLKYAEFPLEKLELINDISKSLKLSIHTPQKVYILPTYTALFYSRKFLKRSIKDGN from the coding sequence ATGAAATTAAGATTTTACCTTTCAATTCTAATTGGAAGATTAATTTATTTCATTATGAATTTGTTTTCCTTAAATGCTACTACTTTTCCAGGTAAAGTGGCATATTATATATGTCCTTCTTTTCTTATAAACATGAGAAGATATTTCAAAAAAGTAATTTTTATAACAGGTACAAATGGTAAAACTACCACTACAAATTTAATCTATCAAATTTTAAAGAGGACAAACTCAAAGGTGTTAGCTAATTTAGAGGGGGCAAACTTAAGATCAGGAATTATAACCGCTTTTCTAAAAAATCCTTCAAGCTATGATTTCGGAGTTTTTGAAGTAGATGAGGGAATTTTCCCTTATGTCTTTAGGGAGCTAAAACCAGACTTTATTGTGATTACAAACTTTTTCAGGGATCAACTGGATAGATATGGAGAAATTGACAAGACAGTAAATGCAATTGGCAATGTTTTAAAAGATTATGATAAAACAGTTCTCATATTAAATGCGGATGATCCCTTTGTAGCAAGATTTTCAAGGCTTAGTAATAAAAAATACTTTTATGGCATTAATATTAAACTTAAAGAAGAGAAAGAAGAAATTAGAGAAAGCATATATTGTCCCTTTTGTGGTCAAAAACTTCAATATGAATACTTTAATTATGCCCAAATGGGGAAATACTCCTGTAGCTGTGGGTTTAGAAATCCCCCCTATGATTTTTATATAACAAGTGCCAAATATGAAAATAATAAGTGGATTTTTGAAGTGAAAGGTGAAAATATGTCTATTGATCTTTCCTTCAATTATCCAGGAATTTACAATCTTTATAATGCTCTTGCTGGATTTGCTTTAGCTAAAACCTTAGGGATTCAAACAGATATTATAAAAGAAGGAATAGAAAATTTTTCCTTTAAATTAGGAAGATGGGAAGCATATTCTTACAAGGGGTATAATAAGATTCTCATATTAGTGAAAAACCCAGCGGGATATAATCAAGTATTAGACAGCATAATTCAGGATAGTGAAGAAAAAATACTACTATTAATATTAAATGATAATATAGCGGATGGAAGAGATATCTCCTGGATCTGGGATGTAGATTTTGAAATGCTTTGTAATGATCATCATATAAAAAAGATTATATGTTCTGGAAAAAGAGGAGAAGAATTGCTTTTAAGATTAAAATATGCAGAATTTCCCTTAGAAAAATTAGAATTGATAAATGATATATCAAAAAGTCTAAAACTTTCAATCCATACCCCCCAAAAGGTTTATATCCTTCCTACATATACTGCTCTTTTTTACTCAAGAAAATTCCTTAAAAGGAGCATAAAAGATGGAAATTAA